ATTTTtcgagtaaaaacaatttatgtaactaattccttacatcttagcggtgtgataaatcttaacatttacctctttcattaaataaaaacacgataattatttttctgaattttataagttaataccttagatctttgcGGCGGGTATAGCTTAAACAAACCATTAACTAAAGACATGCCgattaaaaacatgctgatttgttcatgcgtaattaagtccaatcacggacacgtgtgtatgactccaattaaaacccccgatcgtgtcaccgtcaccacggtaacacattactctggacagcgtgtattgttaAACGCGAAGCAAAATTTAGCATACTgtacaaaatattgggtccgcaacttatgaatttacaaaaaaaatcgtttttgggcaaattattggggccgcgACCGCGGCCCCTGCGGCCACACTTTCGACACCCCTGTGTACAGCATGTATtttgcaccccccccccacccccctcctaCCTCCCCGTCATTCCCcgcacttttaattaattttaattaaaacaagaggtttTGTcctagaattaacagaaaaagccCATTTGAGAGAGCATTTATATAAGAATTTGGTGCAACACAAATAGTCCAAAGATTATAGAAACATATTGTTTTAGTGTAATGAACTTTGAGAGAGagatttaacataattatgtataccAAAACTGAACCTGAAAGAAATAGAATGCTTTATAGCTGACGAAGGTTTTCATATATACGCCGGGACCTTAGCCGAAATAAAAAGGAAACCGAAACAAAAACATGCATGTTGGGGGCCTAAATCATCCTGAAGATGATTAAAAACAACAGTTTTCTTTGCTCATGCAAAATATCTGTCAAATAATCATACAGGCTTTTTGTCGTGCAATTCCGCGGGAATTAATCCCTCTATGTATATGTATCCGTTCCTTATTTTTGCGGAAAAACTGCacgtgtttttttaaattttttattgcgCTCCACAGTTCATTAACATAAAGTTTCATGTTGCCGTCATGGTTTCATATCAACAGAAACAATTCTGATTTTATTATAGAACGTAATCTTGAATTGTTCTGTAAGTTAACCAAATGAAAATGCGCGATTCTGAGCGTGAATGAATTTCGTTTCTGTACGACGGTGACTAgatgtttatgaaaattttctttcggaaatattaatattttgattatgcGTTAAACTTCAAAAAGGACGTCAAGCTGAATCACAAAAAGACCTTTCACTTATTCTCtcggacaaaataaaaataattgccAGCTGAGCAATGTTTAATATATCCCTGTACATCTCGTACTCTTACAAGCCCATATACTCTCTGTTATCAAGGACAAACATGTACAAGATGCGGATCGAAATGGATATGATTAACCTATGTtgctattaaatattattttaataataacagtataaaacgttaaattgttacctttgaaaaagaggTCATTGTCCattctacattttttatccacagtggtgactaaaggattttacatgcaacataaatatggagtcttaaaggaaaaaaaatgtgtataagttattacttttctgtatgtttttcgACTATACACTGGTCCGATATAAAAATTTGGCTtttcagtggaacatttacataaactgatatttctttattagatctgggtcctaaatataacttaaaaatacagaaatattaacaaaattatttaagaaaacccaatatttctatttctaaacggTCAAGATAGCTTAAATTGTAAGTATAAACATATCTCAACGCAAGTATTTCGAGTAATAGACATCtaaccattttatgtttaaaatatttttttttccttgcTCTGTCCGTTCAGATTAATGTGACGTGTTTGAAAGGGAATATCCTGGCGGACTGCGAAGTTTAGTTtccacttttattaattaaatccataagAATTCTTTCGGGAGGTAATATCTATTTAGGTCACATCAACTGAAGTCAAGTTATACATAATTTTCCGTTTCAACGacagaaaacataatataagaaGAATGCCAATGTGTTATTAAAATATCGAGATGTTcgcacgcacatttgtttttagaatgtcattgattttttagctcacctgtcacatagtgacaaggtgagcttttgtgatcacccttcgtccgtcctcagtccgtccgtccgtctgtccgtccatccgtccgtccgtcaacaatttcttgtctgcacgatagtggtttcatttaggattttattttaaccaaacttgcacacaacttgtatcaccataagatctcggttcctttcttgaactggccagatcccattatgggttccagagttatggcccctgaaagggccagaattagctattttgaccttgtctgcacaatagcagcttcatttatgatttgaatttaatcaaacttgcacaaaacttgtgtcaccgtaagatctcggttccttttttaaaccggccagatcctttaatgggttcaagagttatggcccctgaaagggccaaaattagctattttgaccttgtctgcacaatagcagcttcatttatgatttcattttaaccaaacttgcacacaacttgtattaaccacaagatcttggttcctttcttgaactggccagattccatcatgggttccagagttatggccccttaaaggtccaaaattggctattttggcttttgcagccatatagatacttcatttatggtttttttttatacaaacttccaaaatatcttcaacaacaataaatcttggattccatgacaaatcagatccaatcgtaggttccagagttttttttatatctgattacctcccctgattgtaatcaaaatggatttatatcagtaagtataggacttatttgaaatttcattattgtcattagttggactgaaccaatcagggtagataactatggactgattttatgtcaaattacctccctttatttcaaatcacaataggtatatctccgtaactaatgaagatactgatctgaaattccatttatgtcaacagatttatttggcagatccttcttttgttcacttacaataattgttttttttttaatcacttcccttttacattactataaatagcttatttttagtaacttttttattattggccgtagggaaaaccgagaccacttttctgtggtacaacatggatggtattttgacatatctgtaccttgtaagaattttttttctttttggttaaatttcttctctttgttgttcctgtcttttgtggacttagatattttttctgaggaccttcttgtcctcaagtgcaatgataacaggtgcgCGATATAGggcaatcatggccctcttgtttgtttgtttctttctattttcttatttatttatttatttattttttcatgtttaggTGGCCTGACATGAATTCCCCCAAGAATTAACATAATACAGTAACAAACACagtcttttcaaaatttaattttaactcggatgttttaattttgagttgacccctaATTTGTTGCGttacgggcgccgccatattggaaagtcgacgtaacgtcatatagcattacggtctatgaggaaaaaagaaaaatccaggattatatctttaaaatacgctttattgaaaaactgaaaaaaaggtctagagatattgatgtatggtatataaatatgttttttgggtgattttatcgatactgatacttcagaaacgaggtaaacgttataggtggaacagacttttACAACAGTTGCTCATCAGGAAACACTTGATAGATATTCAACAAACCTCTAGCATCCTTGCATGACCTTGCATGACCCATATTTCAGATTTATTCATATTATGGTTTAGCATCAAAAAAACACCAGAACTAAAATTAGAACAAAGCTTTAAACAACATAATGCTATCAAACATATTTGCAATTATAAAGCCAACCCTTtcagtaattaattacattttagtgACTTAAGAAAACCTTGTTGACACTTTAGAGACcgcagtttaagtttgaaactcataagaattgatcagaatatttgtcttgatgatctctaggtcaggtttgaatttTGGTTGtgtgtgattaaaaactaggtcaccagatcaaatgaaaggaaaagcttaaaaacattttagaggccacagttgtgactcagctttttcagaatgtttgtcttgatgatctctcaGTGGAAGTCTCAAAATTGgggcatgtggggtcaaaaactaagtcagaaggccagatcaaaggaaaatattatgaacactctagagtccacatgTTTAAGTTAGAAACCTGAGAAgtgctcagaatgtttgtcttgatgacctctaggtcaaactcgaatctgggtcatgtggggtaaaaaactaggtcacctggtcaaatcaaaggaacaacTTATAACCTGTCCttatgaaacgtggtcagaatgtttgtcttgatgatctctaggtcagttttgaaattgggtcatatggggtcaactaggtcagtaggccagaccaACTCTTGTGAGcaatatagagccatcatggccctctctTTTTTAGTGACAAGTGTTTTGAATAGTTAGGTATTGCTGACATATTACAGCTCTGATCCATAGGTTTTGATAATTAGTCTTTTATTTACCCACCTTCTCAAAACAAAGGCTATACTGATTTTTATATGAAGTCAGCAGTAGATAAAATGATTACAGATATTTGCCagttttaatttatcaaaaacaaaCTTTCAAGCAAAATTTTATATACAGTTCAGCTTTTCTAAATGAATTTGATAGTGATACAGTATTggcctttttgcattttaaacaGAAATGTGTTTGGTTTCCTTTTATCACACAGTGAGTCGCagttatttcattgaaactgttagaTACATCACTTGTACCGCTAccaataattatacatatatacatgtattgttatgAACTGATATTCTCAACTTACTGGTCAAACAAcatgtttgttcattttaaacTATTGGTCATTGACCAAAGTAGACAGCAGTCTACAGATATGGAACGTGGCAGCATTGTTTCTCTCCCTTAGATTTAGGGACAATAAATAACATTGTAAAGAGTCTCTAGCTCGGTCCTCTTGTTCCATACATTGACCCAGTAGATTTAGAGCTGTTTCCCTATGTCCGAGGTTTGGTTCCTGGTCAATGGTTCTCATAAGGTTGGAAAGTGCTGTTTGCTGATCTTCATGTCTCCCAATATTGCTACAGGTCTTGTATTGTAGAAAGTAGAGGTAAGGAAGAGAATCAACCACAGCCCAGTCCATCCAGTAGTCATATCTACCTCTGAAAGCTAGGTCCTCTTGTGTAGATCTAAACATTTCTTGTCTTAGTTCATGTGGAACACAGTTAATTTCACATGGCAGAAATCTGACACAGAATGCTGTAGTGTACTGTATAGCTTCTTCATTATGATTGTCACATATTGCATTGAATCCTCTTCTTAAAGGTTGTTTGATAAAATTATGACACATACAAATAGGCTCAACAATATTTAAATCATAGTTTGCTTCAATATCTCTGAGAACAACTTCTGTTCTTTGAGTATCCCCTATACAGTACAACATGGATGCTAGCTTCAGTTTACTAGATGCAACATCTGTGTTCAGACCCAGTGAGATCCAGGTGAGAGCTTCTGCTGGTATAGCATTGTACTGTTGAATGTTCAGGGATGCCAGGATAGATCCCAGGGTTGTACAGAAACATGATACAAGAAGGCTGCTGGCTGTTTTGTTCAATCCTTGGCATTGATTAGAAATAATGACTAGTTTGAAAATACATTTCAGCAATGTTTGTATAGCTTCTATATAGCTACTGTTTTTAATTGAAGTCAGACAGTACCTTATGGCCATATTAATGTACTCTGCAGTTATTTTTAATAACTGCCCTGATATAATGTCACTTGTTTTGATATCAAACTCTAAGAGCAAATTACTCAACTTCAGCTGAATCCTGTTACCAAGAGCATCACATTCAATCTCCAGTAATGCTCTCCCTTCACTGTTTATAATATACTGCAGTATTTCAAGAATGTAAGGTTTAGTGTCATGAGGAATGTGTCCTCTCATCAAGTTGTTTCCAGGTATGATGAAATGAGgacagttttcatttaaaatactgcTGTACAGGACAAATATACACAATGATAGACAGAGAAGTAAGTTATTTTCTCTCCAGACATAAGAATGTGTATTTGCGATACAGTGGAACagaactgttttacacatgaaacttgaaatggtGTCTTCAAAGTAAGGTTTGATGAAGGTTTTTAATATCATCTTCATCAAGACATAACAGCGAATCTGTGTAATATTGAGATTAAACATTAAACACCTTTCTGCTAGAGATGttgatattctccattcaagCTCTTCATTTTCCTTGCTtccaacaccaacaacaaaacaTCCAGTACTGCTACAATATCTCTTCATGTCATCTGAAGGCCACTGACCTACACCTTGCTGGACTAAAAATTGCCTAGCTTGTAGAGGCCATGATTTACAGGGGTAGGCACTAACAGTGTCAGTATCTATTAACCCAGGCAGTTCTTGTTGTGCATATGCTGGACCATGTCTTACTCCTCCCTCCAAAACTTCAGCTGCTGCTGCTGACATGACTGTGTTCTTTTGCAATATTCTTCCCATTCTGTCTCTGAAATGGTGTTCATTAAATACATCATTGTAAGGAAGAGGAGCATCATCTCTCAGTCGTTGTAGTAGACAGTAACCAGGTGATACAGTCTCATCCTGGATCATCAAGTAATTGCGTACACCAGGTTCCCAGTCAGCCCAGTCTTGAATCACATTAATGTTATTATGACAGAAAAGTCTGTCCATGTCTGACTTGAGTCCCCGTGTAGTAGTTCCCTCAGACTGACTGCCTAAGAAGTATGATGAAACATTCTTATTGTATACTCGTAGTTTAAATGCTATTGTTTCCATAGATTCCTTCAGCAGCcatgtttttcttcttttcttaacAATCCTCTCATCCACACCTACATCAGCAAGAACCTCTGACAGTCTCAGTGACACATTCTCAATATAACCAGGTTGTTGAAACATTCTGAAGAAAAAGACAATAAAGTTTGATTACTTTGTAGACTGATTCCTGCCCCATAATTTACATGATTTTCTATCAGATACTTTAATTTATTCAAATActctattgtttattttataagatGAAAAGACTTATAATTCAATTATGCTGTCTTATACTATAACGAAAATGTCCAAAAGACCACATtcgtattttaaaataaatttaccttCTATATACCTTTGTTTGGTATGAAGTCAGCAATTCTGTAATTTAACTTCTTCAAAGTGTATGATTTCCAGACTGATTAGATAATgtctatatttatagttttatggAATGTTTATTTTCACTTCCTCTTTCTGTTTGGACAGAAGGATAACTCCAACAATGAAACAGGTTTTGTGAGTCACTTGTTACTTACCTTTGTAATAGAATAAATCTGTTGAAAGattaaagaattatttttataccaccaaaggtgggcatattaaaatcgcactgtctctTGAACTGCCAGATGGATCTCtagcaaacttggtctgtagcatcattatatggccCTCTCCAAGTTTTGTTCAGGTGGGAGCACTGGGACTGttttaagggccactagagctaaaattagaaataccttttaacaacATCTCATTAACTGCTAGATGGATCTCTagcaaatttggtctgtagcatcattatatggccCTCTCCAAGTTTTGTTCAGATGGGGGCACTTGGAcccttttaagggccactagagctgaaattagaaataccttttaacaacatcttctcattaactgcttgatggatcttcatcaaactcggCCAGtaatatcattataaggtcttacGCCATTTGTTTGTATGGGGGAACTTGGGTCCTTTTTGGGGCCACTAAACTTTAACTACAAGTACCTTTGAATGATGTCTTCTGATGGTTATGCATTGTTTTGGCGGGTGAAGATATAGAAGAACCTTTAAATAACTGTTTaataactgttgttttaatgaacagcttaaatgattttcaccaaacctagttagaagcaatgTCAGATAGTTAaggttttcttcaggtgagcaacttaggcccatttaggcctcttgttcATTTTACAGGAGACAAGAAAAGAAGGATAAAAAGATACACACAAACAAAGGGGGTGAACTGGTCTCAGTTTCAGAAgatggaaaacaaaataaaaaggtaTTACTCTTTCAGAGAGAAGACTGAAAATGATGTCATTGGAAATGCATTCACTgctcttaaaaaaattttttgccatTGAAATTTTGCTTGCCTCAATATTTTTGAATTCATCCTCCTGAAATAAGTGATCCCTATTGGATTTAAAGGTGCTAAACTTCATATTTctttgtatgtgtttttttttctttttttgtgatcgctcaatgtctgtctgtctgtctgtctgtcagtctgtcaacatttagcttgtgtatgcgatagaggctgtatttttcaattgatcttcatgaattttggtcagattgataaccttgatgaaatctaggccatgtttgaaaatgggtcattggggtcaaaaactagacaataggtcaaatcaaagtaaaaccttatgtatgcaataaaggctgtatttttatgcccccgaagttagttttcaactgtccgtccgttcgttagttagttagttcgttcgttcgtcacaaccttaacttttgcatgaaggcactttactcgcgaaccactgcacccaggaccttcacacttcacatgctgatagtacttattgagtactcGACCCCTAATACTTacttttaattgattttcatgaaattttgtcagaatgattgccttgatgaaatctaggtcgagtttaaatatgggtcatctggggtcaaaaaggaggtcactaggtcaaatcaaataaaaaccttgcgtatgagatagaaactgtatttttcaattgatttttatgaaatttggtcagaatgattgccttgataaaatttagttaaagtttgaatatgggtcatcttgggtcaaaaactaggtcaccaggatatatttaagaaaatacttatttaaatttaagagaccacatttttgttctaatcttaatgaaaattggccagaatatttgtttccatgaaatcactaggtcaaacaagcttacactgttatggtgtgtttctcaggtgagcgacctagggccatcttggccctcttgtttttttttttaagaaaataagaaattggTTTCACTTTATGCAGAGTGAATCAGTGTGTACtattttttatacccccacaaatcGAAGTTTGGGGGGAGGGGGATGTATaaaggagtgagcttgtcggtcggtcggtctgttggttttcattgTTTCcaaataactcatgaaaggcttgaccgatttaaataatgtttggtacacaggtgtaacatcagaaaatacaggtcaagttcaactttggtGTCACTAGGTAAAAGGTCACAGTGAGTctgtgaccctgaacagttaaatggtttccggatgataacttgagaacacttgggcctaggatcatagatTTTGGTACATGggtgtaacattatgaaatacaggtcaagttcgactttgaggttagtaggtcaaaggtcaaggtcacagtgactcggaacagttaaacggtttctggatgataactcgagaaagcttgggtctaggatcataattttttgtacacagatgtaacaagataaaatacagatcaagttcgactttgatgttagcaggttaaaggtcaaggtcacaatgacacgaaacagtttaacggtttccggatgattacttgagaaagccttggcctaggatcatgaaaattgataggaaggttggttatgaccagcagatgacccctaatgattttgaggtcacaggtcaaggtcacagtgtcctggaacatttaaaatggttttccgacaataacttcagaacgcttttgactaggatcatgaaacttaatagggagtaAGGTCATgacttaggatcatgaaaattgatagggaggttggttatgaccagcagatgacccctaatgattttgaggctacaggtcaaggtcacagtgtcctggaacatttaaaatggttttccgacaataacttcagaacgcttttgactaggatcacgaaacttaatagggagtaaggtcatgaccagtagatgacccctaatgattttgagttccaaagatcaaaggtcagagtgacctggaacattaaaacatttttaggacaataactttagaattcttgggctgaggatcatgaaacttcatagggaggttgatcatgaccagcagatgacctgtattgattttgaggtcattaggtcaagggtcaagcaagttcggctttgacattggcttagttctgcggcaaggccatattgtgggggtataattcgtcactcctgcgACAACACTAGTTGTTATTTGGTGTATTTTAGGCAGTATTTCTTGTGATTTTATGTGTTTAAGCAGTTTTTACTTGTGGTATTTATTTTAAAGATGTGgccattttaacattttgatgttATGATGTACATCAATCTGGAGGCATGCCAAAAATTTCATTAATAGATTTTGTCCATTTTATCACTAGATCCCCAGATCGGggctatacatgtatgtcatcCATCTCCATCCATCCATTAGTCTGCCTGTCTGTATTGTGCCCACTCAACATTTTCttaacaagtcgaaagattttcataaaacttgcttgagttgttaacctcatcaagacagtgTGCAGAGCACACAATCTAGGTCAGGacatccaaggtcaaggtcacatatggaggtcaaagatcaggtTGCTTAAATTTGTGTCTGTTTCTTATTTTATAAACAACTGGAAGgctttttatgaaatttgcatTAGTTGTTAATCTTGTCAAGTCATGCAGAGTTCACAACTAttgtcactaggtccaaggtcactAGGTAACACTTATATGCCAAAGATCAAATAGCTCaaatttgtgtctgctctattCTTTCTTAACCACTAgatggatttttataaaactggCATCAGTTATAAACTGCATCAaaacaacatgcagagtgcacagcCCAGGGCGTTAGGTActggtgaaggtcacacttgaaggttaAAGGTCACAATCACAAAATTTTACTTTCCCTACAACGAAGAAGCATCTTGGGGTATTGATCACCTTTAGTGGTTGCTCTAGATCTTTTGTTCTAAAGCTTGTTGGCTTGGTTTCATTTGCCATTCTTTTCTTTTGGTCAACCTCCCAAGTATTCTCAGCCAACTTCTCTACACCTGTAAAATTCCTTATGGGTTTGGTTGTAGTGACttagaaaaaaatcagatgagaatGAAGTGGTAAAATGTAGGCGCAAAGTTTCATATAAACTTGatctaaaaatgtttatttacaagtACAATATCTATCATAATCAGTTATAAAATCATACCCTGTGCCTCAGTAAGTGAACGATTAAGGTTGTCAACTTTCATTCACTTACAGCTGTTTGGTAcatcttgaaattttgaattctTTCATTTAAGTCCTTGTTGGAGTGTTTAAGGTCATAGGTCTACCCTGTGGTCTATAATGCATATGAAATACTGCAAGGATAGGGCACCAGGTGTCTTCAACCACAGAcaaagttaccatatgac
The sequence above is a segment of the Mercenaria mercenaria strain notata chromosome 3, MADL_Memer_1, whole genome shotgun sequence genome. Coding sequences within it:
- the LOC123523851 gene encoding uncharacterized protein LOC123523851, which produces MFQQPGYIENVSLRLSEVLADVGVDERIVKKRRKTWLLKESMETIAFKLRVYNKNVSSYFLGSQSEGTTTRGLKSDMDRLFCHNNINVIQDWADWEPGVRNYLMIQDETVSPGYCLLQRLRDDAPLPYNDVFNEHHFRDRMGRILQKNTVMSAAAAEVLEGGVRHGPAYAQQELPGLIDTDTVSAYPCKSWPLQARQFLVQQGVGQWPSDDMKRYCSSTGCFVVGVGSKENEELEWRISTSLAERCLMFNLNITQIRCYVLMKMILKTFIKPYFEDTISSFMCKTVLFHCIANTHSYVWRENNLLLCLSLCIFVLYSSILNENCPHFIIPGNNLMRGHIPHDTKPYILEILQYIINSEGRALLEIECDALGNRIQLKLSNLLLEFDIKTSDIISGQLLKITAEYINMAIRYCLTSIKNSSYIEAIQTLLKCIFKLVIISNQCQGLNKTASSLLVSCFCTTLGSILASLNIQQYNAIPAEALTWISLGLNTDVASSKLKLASMLYCIGDTQRTEVVLRDIEANYDLNIVEPICMCHNFIKQPLRRGFNAICDNHNEEAIQYTTAFCVRFLPCEINCVPHELRQEMFRSTQEDLAFRGRYDYWMDWAVVDSLPYLYFLQYKTCSNIGRHEDQQTALSNLMRTIDQEPNLGHRETALNLLGQCMEQEDRARDSLQCYLLSLNLRERNNAATFHICRLLSTLVNDQ